Below is a genomic region from Pseudazoarcus pumilus.
GGCCGAGATCGCCGCCGAGGTGCCCGAAGTGAGTCCGTTCGAACGTTTCCTTGCCGCGAGCACGCGCGGCATCGTTCGCTGAAGCGGGCGCCATGGTCAAACGCATCGCCATGGTCGCCGGAGAGGCTTCCGGAGACCTGCTCGCCAGCCGGCTGATCCGCGCCCTGCGCGTGCATCACCCCGACGCCGAGTTCTTCGGCATCGGCGGGCCGCAGATGGAGGCCGAGGGCTTTCGCACGCTGTGGCCGTGCGACCGCCTCGCGGTACATGGCTATGTCGACGCGCTGCGTCGCTACCGGGAACTGTCGGGCATTCGCCGCGAACTGCTCGCGCGCGTGCTCGCCGAGTGCCCGGACGCGCTCATCGGTGTCGATGCCCCCGATTTCAACCTCTGGCTGGAGCAGCGCGTGCGCGAGGCCGGCATCCCGGCCATCCACTTCGTCAGTCCGTCGATCTGGGCGTGGCGGGGCGGACGCATTCGGCGCATCGCGCGTTCGGTCTCGCACATGTTGTGCCTGTTTCCGTTCGAGCCTCCGCTGTACCGCGATGCCGGCGTGCCGGTGAGTTACGTCGGCCACCCGCTCGCCGACGAGTTTCCGCTGGTGCCCGATCGTGCGGCGATGCGCGAGCGGCTCGGACTGCGTCCGGATGCACGCGTGATCGCGATGCTGCCCGGCAGTCGCGACTCGGAGGTGCGCAATCTCGCGGGCATCTACATCGAGACTGCGCAAATTCTCGCCTCGCGCCATGCCGACGCGATCTTCCTGGTGCCGCTGGCCACACGCGAGACGCGTCGCATCTTCGAGCAGGCGCTGTACGACGCGGGCGCCGAAGAGCTGCCGCTGCGCGTGCTCTTCGGGCACGCGACCGACGCCATGACGGCGGCCGACGTGGTGTTGGTAGCCAGCGGCACGGCCAGCCTCGAGGCGGCGCTGCTCAAGCGACCCATGGCCATCTGCTACCGTATCGGCAAATGGCAGTACCGGCTGATGAAACGCATGGCCTATCTGCCGTGGGTCGGCCTGCCCAACATTCTGTGCGACGAATCGCTGGTGCCCGAACTGCTGCAGGATGCGGCCACGCCCAGTGCGCTGGCCGATGCGCTCGACGGCTGGCTCGAAGATCCGGCCGCCTGTGAGCAGCTGGCCGAGCGCTTCACCGAATTGCACCTGGACTTGCGCCAGGACACCGGGGCGCGCGCGGCCGAGGCGATCCTGCCGTATCTCGAACGCGTGACGGAGCGCAGCGCATGAGCACGCTGGTGTGTGGCGTCGACGAGGCCGGCCGGGGGCCGTTATGCGGCTCGGTGGTGGCCGCGGCCGTGATTCTCGATCCGGCGCGCCCCATCGAGGGGCTGGCCGACTCGAAGCGGCTCACCGCGAAACGGCGTGAGCGCCTGGCCGTGCAGATCCGCGAACGCGCGCTGGCGTGGGCGGTTGCCGAGGCCGGAGTCGAGGAAATCGACCGACTCAACATCCTGCATGCCTCATTGCTGGCGATGCGCCGTGCCGTCGAAGCGCTGCCGTTCGCGCCCGCCCTGGTGCGCGTCGATGGCAACCGCTGTCCTGCGCTCGGGCTGCCATGCGAGGCGGTCGTTGGCGGCGATGCCTTGGTGGCGGAGATTTCGGCGGCCTCGATTCTCGCCAAGACCGTGCGTGACGAGACCATGAACCTGCTCGACGCGCGGTATCCGCACTACGGTTTCGCACGCCACAAGGGCTATCCGACGCCCGAACATCTGGCCGCGCTGCGTGATCATGGCGCACTGGCCTGCCATCGCCGCAGTTTCGGGCCGGTTAGGGCCATCCTGGCTCAAGCCAGCCTCTTTCCGGGAGAAACGACATGAGCCTGCAACACCTGACGCTGTTCCTGCACCTGCTGGCCGTCATCGTATGGGTGGGTGGCATGGCCTTCGCCTACCTGTGTCTGCGACCGGCGGCGACGATGCTGCCGCCGGCACAGCGCCTGCCGCTGTGGGTAGCCACGCTGGAGCGTTTCTTCACGCTGGTGTGGGGCGCGATCGTGCTGATTCTGGCGAGCGGCTTCGGCAAGCTCGGCGCGGTCGGTTTCGCCAACGCGCCGGGCGCCTGGCACTGGATGATGCTCACCGGACTGGTGATGGTCGCGGTCTTCGTCTTCCTGTGGTTCGGCCCGTGGCGCCGCCTCAAGGCCGCCGTCGCGACCGAGGACTGGGCAGGCGGCGCGCTCGCACTGGGCATGATCCGACGCCTGGTGGGCTTCAACCTCGCACTCGGCCTGGTCACCGTGGCCATCGCGACGCTGGGCCTGGCCTGGTTTTGAAGCACGTCAGCTCGCGCGACAATGCGCTGCTGCGGCGCCTGCGCCGTCTCGCCACGTCGGCGCGCGAGCGGCGCGAATCCGGGCTGACGTTGCTCGACGGCGTACATCTGGTCGAAGCGGCCGAGGCCGCGGGCGTTATCTTGCAAGAGTTGCTGGTCAGCGAACACGGCGTGCAGCAGCCCGAGATCGACGCGCTGCTCGCGCGCCATCCCGGCGTGGCGGTGACGCTGGTGCCCGATACGCTGTTCGCGCATGCCAGCCCGGTGGACTCGCCGTCGGGGGTGCTCGCACTCATCGCGACGCCGCCCGAGACCGATGCAAGTCTGTCGTCCAGCGTGATCGTGCTCGACGGTGTTCAGGATCCGGGCAATCTCGGCACCATCTTGCGCACCGCCGCGGCTGCCGGTGTCGGCGATGCGCTGCTCACTACCGGCTGTGCCCAGGCGTGGGCGCCGCGCACGCTGCGTGCCGGCATGGGCGGGCACTTCCGCCTGCACATCCGCGAACGCGTCGACGTCTCCACGGCACTTGCGGGTTTTCAGGGGCGCATCGTCGCCACCGGAGTGGGCGCGAACGCGCGCTCGCTGTACGAGACCGAACTGACCGGAGCGGTCGTCTGGCTGTTCGGTGCCGAAGGCGCCGGCTTGTCGCCCGCGGTGGCGGCGCTTGCCACGGATGTGGTGACGATTCC
It encodes:
- the lpxB gene encoding lipid-A-disaccharide synthase, producing MVKRIAMVAGEASGDLLASRLIRALRVHHPDAEFFGIGGPQMEAEGFRTLWPCDRLAVHGYVDALRRYRELSGIRRELLARVLAECPDALIGVDAPDFNLWLEQRVREAGIPAIHFVSPSIWAWRGGRIRRIARSVSHMLCLFPFEPPLYRDAGVPVSYVGHPLADEFPLVPDRAAMRERLGLRPDARVIAMLPGSRDSEVRNLAGIYIETAQILASRHADAIFLVPLATRETRRIFEQALYDAGAEELPLRVLFGHATDAMTAADVVLVASGTASLEAALLKRPMAICYRIGKWQYRLMKRMAYLPWVGLPNILCDESLVPELLQDAATPSALADALDGWLEDPAACEQLAERFTELHLDLRQDTGARAAEAILPYLERVTERSA
- the rnhB gene encoding ribonuclease HII, with the translated sequence MSTLVCGVDEAGRGPLCGSVVAAAVILDPARPIEGLADSKRLTAKRRERLAVQIRERALAWAVAEAGVEEIDRLNILHASLLAMRRAVEALPFAPALVRVDGNRCPALGLPCEAVVGGDALVAEISAASILAKTVRDETMNLLDARYPHYGFARHKGYPTPEHLAALRDHGALACHRRSFGPVRAILAQASLFPGETT
- a CDS encoding CopD family protein — its product is MSLQHLTLFLHLLAVIVWVGGMAFAYLCLRPAATMLPPAQRLPLWVATLERFFTLVWGAIVLILASGFGKLGAVGFANAPGAWHWMMLTGLVMVAVFVFLWFGPWRRLKAAVATEDWAGGALALGMIRRLVGFNLALGLVTVAIATLGLAWF
- a CDS encoding TrmH family RNA methyltransferase — protein: MKHVSSRDNALLRRLRRLATSARERRESGLTLLDGVHLVEAAEAAGVILQELLVSEHGVQQPEIDALLARHPGVAVTLVPDTLFAHASPVDSPSGVLALIATPPETDASLSSSVIVLDGVQDPGNLGTILRTAAAAGVGDALLTTGCAQAWAPRTLRAGMGGHFRLHIRERVDVSTALAGFQGRIVATGVGANARSLYETELTGAVVWLFGAEGAGLSPAVAALATDVVTIPMPGEVESLNVGAAAAVCLFEQVRQRLGTALNR